TATGTTCCAGGCGGCAGGCAGATGTTTATCCGCTTGGAGGCTACATTTCCTGCATCTAAAGACATACCCATTCAGCTTATTCGATTCGCAACATGTTGGACACGTCTTAGAAGTATTCCTAGCATCAACAATCCCATGTTTAAAACCGCGCTCCATGGCTTTATAGGCAACGTAGAACCGTATTCCCCTAAACAACATACTATAAAGTCACCCATCCTCCAGATAGAGGCTGTTACAAAACTCTTAACGAACGCTTTACTAGTTAACTGGGTAATAGAGTTTTGCAATAAGCTCATAATGTAAGCTAGTGAAACCTGCAAGGCTCAATATTGATAAGGACTTTCACCACCCTTTCTTCGTAAACGAGGAGGTACTAAGGGTTAAGGCTTCAAGAAGCCCCTCCACCCTTAATTGAATCATCTAAACAGCATCCTACACGCGTTATTACCAGCAGCATTCCCTTTAAACATAAATACTACTTAAGGATACTACTTAAAGGCTTCTAGAAAGCTTAAGAAGAAAAAGACGAAGAAGCAAAACCCAAGACGAGTAAAACTGTATACACCTGAACACTAAGACTAATCACCCCTCCTAACCACGCTTAAACATAGCTAAACACCACAAGCGCTTAAACACCTCAAAAAGCTAAAACCCTTAAACACCGCGAAAAAGCCACCACACCCACCACTCCTCCTACAACTACCAACACCCCCGTATCACAACAGCCCCGAACAAACTTAAAGCCGCAATACACAAATCATATACACATATGTATACAAATGAAGTCAATAGGGTTAAATACCCAAAACACTACACACTCTAACCAAACCCTAAAAACAACCGTGAGTGATACAACATGCATAAAAAAATATTCACACTACTAGTAATACTAACCCTACTAACACCAACACTAGCAGTAACCATACCACAAGTAAAAGCACAGGAA
This is a stretch of genomic DNA from Candidatus Nezhaarchaeales archaeon. It encodes these proteins:
- a CDS encoding zinc ribbon domain-containing protein, which translates into the protein MLFRGIRFYVAYKAMERGFKHGIVDARNTSKTCPTCCESNKLNGYVFRCRKCSLQADKHLPAAWNIAMKPLMRGALL